In one window of Stigmatopora argus isolate UIUO_Sarg chromosome 19, RoL_Sarg_1.0, whole genome shotgun sequence DNA:
- the tdh gene encoding L-threonine dehydrogenase isoform X2: MVVFRTLSKAVKQAALAAGPAQACGCRSLVAAVRGISFSPRQVTSDASFHSVSFSETDHPKVLITGGLGQLGVGLAKLLRKRFGKNNVILSDIRKPTSNVFHSGPFIYSDILDYKNLREIVVNNRITWLVHYSALLSAVGEANVALARSVNITGLHNILDIAAEHGLRLFVPSTIGAFGPTSPRDPTPDLCVQRPRTIYGVSKVHAELMGEYYHHRYGLDFRCLRYPGIISADSMPGGGTTDYAVQIFHDAIKTGKFECFLRPDTRLPMMYIDDCLRATLEVLEAPADSLAMRTYNINAMSFSPDELACELRKHVPELEVSYNVDPVRQAIADSWPMNFDDSNAKRDWAWKHDYDLPELVQTMLNYLSGETRMAHAS; the protein is encoded by the exons ATGGTGGTCTTCAGAACCCTCAGCAAGGCGGTCAAGCAGGCGGCGTTGGCGGCCGGCCCCGCTCAGGCTTGCGGATGCCGGTCCTTGGTGGCGGCCGTCCGCGGCATCAGTTTCTCGCCTCGCCAGGTGACATCGGACGCCAGCTTTCACTCGGTGTCCTTCTCCGAGACGGACCACCCCAAAGTGCTCATCACGG GTGGCCTTGGACAACTCGGGGTGGGACTCGCCAAACTATTGAG GAAACGCTTCGGGAAGAACAACGTGATTCTGTCCGACATCAGGAAACCCACCAGCAACGTTTTCCACAGCG GGCCCTTCATCTACTCTgacattttggactacaagaaCCTGCGGGAGATTGTGGTGAACAACCGAATCACTTGGTTGGTCCACTACAGCGCGCTTCTCAGCGCCGTGGGCGAGGCTAACGTGGCGCTGGCCCGATCCGTCAATATCACCG GGCTCCACAACATCCTGGACATCGCGGCGGAGCACGGCCTGCGTCTCTTCGTCCCCAGCACCATCGGCGCCTTCGGACCCACGTCCCCGCGCGACCCCACGCCCGACCTGTGCGTGCAGAGGCCCCGCACCATCTACGGCGTCTCCAAAGTCCATGCCGAACTCATGGGAGAA TACTACCATCACCGCTACGGCTTGGACTTCCGCTGCCTCCGCTATCCGGGAATCATTTCCGCCGACTCCATGCCAGGCGGCGGCACCACCG ACTACGCCGTCCAGATTTTCCACGACGCCATCAAGACGGGCAAGTTCGAGTGCTTCCTGCGGCCCGACACGCGGCTGCCCATGATGTACATCGACGACTGCCTGCGCGCCACGCTGGAGGTGCTGGAGGCGCCCGCCGACTCGCTGGCCATGCGAACGTACAACATCAACGCCATGAGCTTCTCGCCCGACGAGCTGGCGTGCGAGCTGCGCAAGCACGTGCCCGAATTGGAGGTGTCGTACAACGTGGACCCCGTCCGGCAGGCCATCG CCGACTCGTGGCCCATGAATTTCGACGACTCCAACGCCAAGCGCGACTGGGCCTGGAAGCACGACTACGACCTGCCCGAGCTGGTGCAAACGATGCTCAACTACCTGAGCGGCGAGACGCGCATGGCCCACGCCAGCTAG
- the tdh gene encoding L-threonine dehydrogenase isoform X1, which produces MQHRLQITPRASQRVTTSLRQSTTTSGLCTFAASSMVVFRTLSKAVKQAALAAGPAQACGCRSLVAAVRGISFSPRQVTSDASFHSVSFSETDHPKVLITGGLGQLGVGLAKLLRKRFGKNNVILSDIRKPTSNVFHSGPFIYSDILDYKNLREIVVNNRITWLVHYSALLSAVGEANVALARSVNITGLHNILDIAAEHGLRLFVPSTIGAFGPTSPRDPTPDLCVQRPRTIYGVSKVHAELMGEYYHHRYGLDFRCLRYPGIISADSMPGGGTTDYAVQIFHDAIKTGKFECFLRPDTRLPMMYIDDCLRATLEVLEAPADSLAMRTYNINAMSFSPDELACELRKHVPELEVSYNVDPVRQAIADSWPMNFDDSNAKRDWAWKHDYDLPELVQTMLNYLSGETRMAHAS; this is translated from the exons ATGCAACACCGGCTTCAGATAACACCTCGAGCGTCACAGCGCGTCACGACAAGCCTCCGACAAAGCACCACAACCTCCGGACTGTGTACATTTGCG GCATCAAGCATGGTGGTCTTCAGAACCCTCAGCAAGGCGGTCAAGCAGGCGGCGTTGGCGGCCGGCCCCGCTCAGGCTTGCGGATGCCGGTCCTTGGTGGCGGCCGTCCGCGGCATCAGTTTCTCGCCTCGCCAGGTGACATCGGACGCCAGCTTTCACTCGGTGTCCTTCTCCGAGACGGACCACCCCAAAGTGCTCATCACGG GTGGCCTTGGACAACTCGGGGTGGGACTCGCCAAACTATTGAG GAAACGCTTCGGGAAGAACAACGTGATTCTGTCCGACATCAGGAAACCCACCAGCAACGTTTTCCACAGCG GGCCCTTCATCTACTCTgacattttggactacaagaaCCTGCGGGAGATTGTGGTGAACAACCGAATCACTTGGTTGGTCCACTACAGCGCGCTTCTCAGCGCCGTGGGCGAGGCTAACGTGGCGCTGGCCCGATCCGTCAATATCACCG GGCTCCACAACATCCTGGACATCGCGGCGGAGCACGGCCTGCGTCTCTTCGTCCCCAGCACCATCGGCGCCTTCGGACCCACGTCCCCGCGCGACCCCACGCCCGACCTGTGCGTGCAGAGGCCCCGCACCATCTACGGCGTCTCCAAAGTCCATGCCGAACTCATGGGAGAA TACTACCATCACCGCTACGGCTTGGACTTCCGCTGCCTCCGCTATCCGGGAATCATTTCCGCCGACTCCATGCCAGGCGGCGGCACCACCG ACTACGCCGTCCAGATTTTCCACGACGCCATCAAGACGGGCAAGTTCGAGTGCTTCCTGCGGCCCGACACGCGGCTGCCCATGATGTACATCGACGACTGCCTGCGCGCCACGCTGGAGGTGCTGGAGGCGCCCGCCGACTCGCTGGCCATGCGAACGTACAACATCAACGCCATGAGCTTCTCGCCCGACGAGCTGGCGTGCGAGCTGCGCAAGCACGTGCCCGAATTGGAGGTGTCGTACAACGTGGACCCCGTCCGGCAGGCCATCG CCGACTCGTGGCCCATGAATTTCGACGACTCCAACGCCAAGCGCGACTGGGCCTGGAAGCACGACTACGACCTGCCCGAGCTGGTGCAAACGATGCTCAACTACCTGAGCGGCGAGACGCGCATGGCCCACGCCAGCTAG
- the mtmr9 gene encoding myotubularin-related protein 9, translating to MEFAELIKTPRVDGVVLHRPFLPKVEGTLCLTGHHLILSSRQDNTEELWLLHSNIDSIEKRFVGSIGRVIVKCKDLRVIQLDIPGMEECINIASSTEALSTLDSVSLMYPFFYRPMFEVVHDGWTCFRPQDAFKDLESMTDEWRLSEVNKDFGVCPSYPPLVAVPKALDDDALKAAATFRHGGRFPVLSYYHKKNGMVMMRASQPLTGTNGRRCKEDEKLINATLRPGKRGYIIDTRAISVAQQAKAKGGGFESEANYPQWRRIHKAIERFGVLQESLIKLVEACNDQSHNMDRWLSKLEASNWLAHVKEILTTACLAAQCIDREGASVLVHGAEGTDSTLQITSLAQIILDPGCRTIRGFQGLVEREWLQAGHPFRQRCAQSAYSSGKPRQEAPVFLLFLDCVWQILRQFPCSFQFGEAFLVLLFEHAYASQFGTFLGNGAAERGKLSVSEKTVSLWSWVNRPEELERLTNPLYEANGLVIWPSVAPQSLLLWEGVFLRWNRSSKCLDEAYEEMVHVIEYNKELQNRVNLLRRQLAQLETQDPLLQTP from the exons ATGGAGTTTGCCGAACTAATTAAGACCCCGCGGGTGGACGGAGTGGTTCTTCACCGGCCTTTTTTGCCCAAAGTTGAGGGAACCTTGTGCCTAACCGGCCACCACCTCATTCTCTCCTCAAGGCAGGACAACACGGAAGAATTGTGGCTTCTTCATTCCAACATTGACTCTATAGAAAAGAG GTTTGTGGGCTCTATTGGCAGGGTTATAGTCAAATGCAAAGACCTGAGAGTAATTCAGCTGGACATTCCTGGTATGGAGGAATGTATCAACATTGCTAGCTCAACTGAG GCTCTCTCGACACTTGATTCCGTCTCCCTGATGTACCCTTTCTTCTACCGACCCATGTTTGAGGTCGTCCATGACGGTTGGACTTGTTTCCGTCCTCAAGATGCCTTCAAAGACCTGGAGTCCATG ACAGACGAATGGCGATTGAGCGAAGTCAACAAAGACTTCGGCGTGTGTCCGTCCTACCCTCCGCTAGTAGCGGTACCGAAGGCTCTCGACGACGACGCGCTAAAGGCGGCGGCGACATTTCGCCACGGCGGCCGCTTCCCCGTGCTGAGCTACTACCACAAGAAGAACGGCATG GTGATGATGCGAGCGTCTCAGCCTCTCACCGGCACCAACGGGCGGCGCTGCAAGGAAGACGAGAAGCTCATCAACGCCACCTTGAGGCCGGGCAAGCGCGGCTACATCATTGACACGCGCGCCATTAGCGTAGCTCAGCAGGCTAAAGCTAAAGGAGGAGGTTTTGAGTCTGAGGCTAACTACCCGCAGTGGAGACGGATCCACAAAGCTATTGAAAG GTTCGGGGTGCTGCAGGAGAGTCTGATTAAACTGGTGGAGGCATGTAACGACCAGTCCCACAACATGGACCGCTGGCTCAGCAAGCTGGAGGCCTCCAATTGGCTGGCGCACGTCAAGGAAATCCTGACCACGGCCTGCCTGGCAGCGCAATGCATCGACAG GGAGGGCGCGTCGGTCCTCGTGCACGGAGCGGAAGGCACGGACTCCACCCTCCAAATCACCTCCTTGGCCCAGATTATCTTGGATCCGGGCTGCAGGACCATCCGAGGCTTCCAGGGCCTGGTGGAGCGAGAGTGGCTCCAG gcGGGTCACCCGTTCCGGCAGCGTTGCGCACAGTCGGCCTACTCGAGCGGGAAACCTCGGCAGGAGGCTCCCGTCTTCCTGCTCTTCCTGGACTGCGTGTGGCAGATCCTCCGGCAGTTCCCGTGTTCGTTCCAGTTCGGCGAGGCCTTCCTGGTGCTGCTTTTTGAGCACGCCTACGCTTCCCAGTTTGGCACTTTTCTGGGCAATGGTGCAGCCGAAAG GGGTAAACTGTCCGTTTCCGAGAAGACGGTCTCCCTGTGGTCATGGGTGAATCGTCCCGAGGAACTGGAGCGCTTGACCAACCCGCTTTACGAGGCCAACGGGCTGGTCATTTGGCCCTCGGTGGCCCCTCAGAGCCTGCTGCTTTGGGAGG GGGTGTTCCTCCGCTGGAACCGTTCGTCCAAGTGCTTGGACGAAGCTTACGAAGAAATGGTGCACGTCATCGAGTACAACAAGGAGCTCCAAAACCGAGTCAATCTCCTGCGCCGGCAGCTAGCCCAGCTGGAGACCCAAGACCCGCTCCTGCAAACGCCCTAG